A single window of Streptococcus cristatus ATCC 51100 DNA harbors:
- a CDS encoding NUDIX hydrolase N-terminal domain-containing protein encodes MGTSDTALILQRLLAITDTGLSFAASDFDRERYTDIRDNLNQLLSETSHLEPDELSDLLRPTDFYATPLVDVRAFIVQQGKICLVRGQQEETWALPGGFCEVGLSPKENIVKEIQEETGFQASVVRLLAVFDSNKFQPQSKQYVKLVFECQLKEGDFHPNLEIAELSFFAPQNLPLLSEKRITKEQMQLLWDIYQNQQEQYID; translated from the coding sequence ATGGGGACAAGTGATACAGCTTTAATTTTGCAACGACTGCTGGCTATAACGGATACAGGTTTGTCTTTTGCAGCAAGTGACTTTGATCGAGAACGCTATACGGATATCAGAGACAATCTGAATCAGCTGCTTAGCGAGACCAGTCATCTGGAACCGGATGAGCTGTCTGACTTGCTCCGTCCGACAGATTTTTATGCGACTCCTTTGGTCGATGTCCGAGCTTTTATCGTTCAGCAGGGCAAGATTTGTCTAGTACGAGGACAGCAAGAGGAGACATGGGCTCTGCCGGGTGGTTTCTGCGAAGTAGGCTTATCTCCCAAAGAAAATATAGTAAAAGAAATTCAGGAAGAAACGGGATTTCAAGCTAGCGTAGTGCGCTTGCTGGCTGTCTTTGATAGCAATAAATTTCAGCCACAAAGTAAGCAGTATGTCAAGCTTGTGTTTGAATGTCAGCTGAAAGAGGGAGATTTTCACCCCAATTTAGAAATTGCCGAGCTGAGTTTCTTTGCCCCACAGAATTTGCCTCTTTTATCCGAGAAAAGGATAACAAAAGAGCAGATGCAGCTTCTCTGGGATATTTATCAGAATCAGCAAGAACAATATATAGACTAG
- a CDS encoding YwaF family protein, with product MNLLDFFTSHKTEPPVMTPFAYILLLMSLVSVIYVASRYFEQKKVQTFFRVAQIVQLVSLYGWYLVIQEPLSESLPLYHCRVAMFAVLLLPDKVAYKQYFALLGVFGPICAIVYPILDPYPFPHITLFSFFIGHLALLGNSIIYLMKHYDRLNLSYRRIVEITFGLDFLILLGNIAFGGNYGFLKEPPLVGDHGMLGNYMIVSVVLATALLLFSYLFKEMKERQAERLTQ from the coding sequence ATGAATTTACTAGATTTTTTTACTAGTCACAAAACAGAACCGCCTGTGATGACGCCTTTTGCTTATATTCTGCTTTTGATGAGCCTAGTGTCCGTCATCTATGTTGCTAGTCGTTATTTTGAACAAAAGAAAGTGCAGACTTTTTTTAGAGTTGCCCAAATCGTGCAATTAGTCTCTTTGTATGGCTGGTACTTGGTTATTCAGGAGCCTTTGTCGGAGAGTCTCCCCTTGTATCATTGCCGAGTCGCTATGTTTGCTGTCTTGCTACTGCCAGATAAAGTAGCTTATAAGCAATATTTCGCCTTATTGGGAGTATTTGGACCGATTTGCGCCATTGTCTATCCGATTTTGGACCCCTATCCATTTCCGCATATCACGCTATTTTCATTTTTCATCGGTCATTTAGCCCTTTTAGGCAATTCGATTATTTACCTGATGAAGCATTATGATAGACTAAATCTGTCCTATCGCCGTATCGTAGAAATCACCTTTGGCTTAGATTTCCTCATCTTACTTGGAAATATTGCATTCGGGGGCAACTACGGTTTCTTAAAGGAGCCACCTCTGGTAGGAGATCATGGTATGCTTGGCAACTATATGATCGTGTCTGTGGTCTTAGCGACTGCCTTGCTTCTATTTTCTTACTTGTTCAAAGAAATGAAGGAAAGACAGGCAGAGCGATTGACCCAATAA
- a CDS encoding YwaF family protein, translating into MHHFLTTNQTEPPFVSALAYSLMMALLLLSIYASIKYHKNPSFIKSMKILQLCQLAVLYSWYVGFQLPLANSLPLYHCRLAMFAVVFLPDKWPSKQYFALLGASGAVFALGYPVFDPYDFPHITSFSFLIGHYALLVNSLIYLMNHYDKTQLKKYTIVLYTFVLDAFLVGVNQVTGGNYGLLKSPPFISQHNLLVKYLAVSIILSATLLLFDEIFKKRWKKQLEIV; encoded by the coding sequence ATGCATCATTTTTTGACTACCAACCAAACTGAACCACCCTTTGTTTCAGCATTGGCCTATTCTTTGATGATGGCATTGCTTTTGCTGTCTATCTACGCATCGATAAAATACCATAAGAATCCTAGCTTTATCAAAAGCATGAAAATTCTTCAATTGTGCCAACTGGCAGTTCTTTATAGCTGGTATGTGGGTTTTCAGCTTCCTCTTGCAAATAGTCTGCCTTTGTACCATTGCCGTTTGGCCATGTTTGCGGTGGTCTTTCTGCCAGATAAATGGCCCAGCAAGCAGTATTTCGCTCTTTTAGGAGCCAGCGGGGCAGTCTTCGCCCTCGGCTATCCAGTCTTTGATCCTTATGATTTCCCGCATATTACCAGCTTCTCTTTCCTGATTGGTCACTATGCCCTCTTGGTTAATTCCCTGATTTATCTGATGAATCACTACGACAAGACCCAGCTCAAGAAATATACGATTGTCCTCTATACTTTTGTGCTTGATGCCTTTCTTGTCGGTGTTAATCAAGTGACGGGTGGGAATTACGGTCTGCTAAAAAGCCCGCCTTTTATCAGCCAGCACAATCTTTTAGTAAAATATCTAGCTGTGTCGATTATTTTGTCCGCTACCTTGCTTCTTTTTGATGAAATATTTAAGAAACGGTGGAAAAAGCAGCTAGAAATTGTTTAA
- a CDS encoding peptide chain release factor 3: MTLQEEIKKRRTFAIISHPDAGKTTITEQLLYFGGEIREAGTVKGKKTGTFAKSDWMDIEKQRGISVTSSVMQFDYDGKRVNILDTPGHEDFSEDTYRTLMAVDAAVMVVDSAKGIEAQTKKLFEVVKHRGIPVFTFMNKLDRDGREPLDLLQELEEVLGIASYPMNWPIGMGKAFEGLYDLYNQRLELYKGDERFASLEDGDKLFASNPFYEQVKDDIELLNEAGNEFSEEAILAGELTPVFFGSALTNFGVQTFLETFLKFAPEPHGHKKTDGEIVDPYDKDFSGFVFKIQANMDPRHRDRIAFVRIVSGEFERGMSVNLPRTGKTAKLSNVTQFMAESRENVTNAVAGDIIGVYDTGTYQVGDTLTVGKNKFEFEPLPTFTPEIFMKVSAKNVMKQKSFHKGIEQLVQEGAIQLYKNYQTGEYMLGAVGQLQFEVFKHRMEGEYNAEVVMSPMGKKTVRWIKPEDLDERMSSSRNILAKDRFDQPVFLFENDFALRWFADKYPDVELEEKM, translated from the coding sequence ATGACTTTACAAGAAGAAATTAAGAAACGACGTACCTTTGCCATTATTTCCCACCCAGACGCGGGGAAAACGACCATCACTGAGCAGTTGCTCTACTTTGGGGGCGAAATTCGTGAGGCTGGTACTGTAAAAGGTAAGAAGACAGGGACTTTTGCCAAGTCTGACTGGATGGATATCGAGAAACAACGTGGGATTTCGGTAACCTCATCTGTTATGCAGTTTGACTACGACGGCAAACGCGTCAATATCCTAGACACACCAGGGCACGAGGACTTCTCTGAAGATACCTATCGGACCTTGATGGCGGTGGATGCTGCGGTCATGGTCGTGGACTCTGCCAAGGGTATTGAGGCCCAAACCAAGAAATTGTTTGAGGTTGTCAAACACCGTGGAATTCCCGTCTTTACCTTTATGAACAAGCTGGACCGTGATGGACGTGAGCCACTAGACCTCTTGCAAGAATTGGAAGAAGTCTTGGGCATCGCCAGCTACCCTATGAACTGGCCAATCGGGATGGGGAAAGCCTTTGAGGGTCTCTATGACCTCTATAACCAACGTTTGGAGCTCTATAAAGGGGATGAGCGTTTTGCTAGTTTAGAAGACGGAGACAAACTTTTTGCGAGCAATCCTTTCTATGAGCAAGTCAAGGATGATATCGAACTCTTAAATGAAGCAGGAAACGAGTTTTCAGAGGAAGCTATTTTAGCTGGTGAGTTAACCCCAGTCTTCTTCGGTTCAGCCCTGACTAACTTTGGGGTGCAGACCTTCCTTGAGACCTTCCTCAAGTTTGCTCCAGAACCTCATGGACACAAGAAAACAGACGGAGAAATTGTGGATCCTTATGACAAGGATTTCTCAGGATTCGTCTTTAAAATCCAAGCCAACATGGACCCTCGTCACCGTGACCGTATTGCCTTTGTCCGTATCGTATCGGGGGAATTTGAGCGCGGTATGAGTGTCAATCTGCCTCGTACTGGGAAGACTGCTAAACTGTCGAATGTTACTCAGTTTATGGCGGAAAGTCGTGAGAATGTAACCAATGCCGTAGCAGGAGATATTATCGGAGTTTACGATACCGGTACTTATCAAGTTGGGGACACCTTGACGGTTGGAAAAAATAAGTTTGAATTTGAACCACTGCCCACCTTTACACCTGAGATTTTCATGAAAGTTTCTGCTAAGAACGTCATGAAGCAAAAATCCTTCCACAAGGGGATTGAGCAGTTGGTTCAAGAGGGAGCCATTCAGCTTTATAAGAATTACCAAACAGGCGAGTACATGCTGGGCGCCGTCGGCCAACTCCAGTTTGAAGTCTTTAAACACCGCATGGAAGGCGAGTACAATGCAGAAGTGGTTATGAGCCCAATGGGTAAAAAGACGGTTCGTTGGATCAAGCCGGAAGACCTAGACGAGCGCATGTCTTCAAGCCGCAATATCTTGGCCAAAGACCGCTTTGACCAACCAGTCTTCCTCTTTGAAAATGACTTTGCCCTCCGCTGGTTTGCGGACAAGTATCCAGATGTAGAGTTAGAAGAGAAGATGTAA
- a CDS encoding magnesium transporter CorA family protein, giving the protein MFLERKLKDQSVWINIDSDDVKKNGQIYQDYNIDLETIEYALDKNERAHMDYNRENGTVLFIYNVLNLATEKDYYETIPMTFVVQQDRLITISNQDNAYVVDIMKAYTEHHEPVSVYKFLFASLELISNSYYPVIEQMDKRKDELNRLLRQKTTKKQLFALSDLETSMVYLVAASKQNSILLEHIKSHAVYRGFDELETEQFEDAMIEARQLVSMTDLIAQVLSQLSGSYNNILNNNLNDNLTVLTIISVLLAVLAVITGFFGMNVPLPWATDKNAWLYIVTISIVLWVLLTKLLNWVVNKER; this is encoded by the coding sequence ATGTTTCTGGAAAGAAAACTAAAAGACCAATCTGTCTGGATCAACATTGACTCAGATGATGTTAAAAAGAATGGGCAGATTTATCAGGATTATAATATCGACCTTGAAACCATCGAATATGCGCTGGATAAAAACGAGCGAGCTCACATGGACTACAATCGCGAGAATGGGACGGTTCTTTTCATCTATAATGTGCTAAATTTAGCGACAGAGAAGGACTACTATGAGACTATTCCGATGACTTTCGTGGTGCAGCAGGATCGTCTTATCACCATCAGCAATCAAGACAATGCCTATGTGGTTGATATCATGAAGGCTTACACGGAGCATCATGAGCCTGTGTCAGTCTATAAGTTTCTTTTTGCCAGTCTAGAGTTGATCTCCAATTCCTACTATCCGGTCATAGAGCAGATGGACAAGCGAAAGGATGAGCTTAACAGACTTTTGCGTCAAAAGACCACCAAAAAGCAGCTGTTTGCTCTATCGGACTTAGAAACCTCCATGGTCTATCTAGTAGCAGCATCCAAGCAAAATAGTATACTGCTGGAGCATATCAAGAGCCATGCTGTTTATCGTGGCTTTGATGAACTAGAAACCGAGCAGTTTGAAGATGCCATGATTGAGGCACGTCAGCTGGTGTCAATGACGGATTTAATTGCTCAGGTTCTTAGCCAGCTTTCGGGCTCCTACAATAACATCCTGAACAACAATCTGAATGATAATTTGACTGTCTTGACCATTATTTCAGTTCTTCTGGCAGTTTTAGCAGTCATCACTGGCTTCTTTGGTATGAATGTCCCACTGCCTTGGGCAACGGACAAGAATGCCTGGCTCTACATTGTCACCATCAGTATTGTTCTTTGGGTTCTTCTGACCAAGCTTCTCAACTGGGTGGTCAATAAAGAGCGATGA